In Serratia sp. FDAARGOS_506, a genomic segment contains:
- a CDS encoding winged helix-turn-helix domain-containing protein, which yields MAKNNFIDGEVYKYASIEEALLSATRITNLKTGESVKLIGNDKLSYMILRKRFHLFTDQSTDNKYYTTGKHYDTIESIAEAIGVSDVGTVSSAIGRMEAAGLLTKKRFGKTYEWTVVDLTPELFLLERNTGTAKKPVWVDCLKHPVFGNAKESAPAVQPEEQSDDPMCDLDEAPEEEAPAPEKVKPAPKPKPTKKPAARKAPSKQQTVSPFEFKTPRDENRDWWYLERYNDADQFTGFNDFDLPYLAMFESQGKLINQHSIQYLKTKRGAYERSQQT from the coding sequence ATGGCAAAGAACAACTTTATCGACGGGGAAGTATACAAATACGCCTCAATCGAAGAAGCATTATTATCAGCAACTCGAATTACAAATCTCAAAACAGGCGAGTCAGTAAAGCTAATCGGTAACGATAAATTATCATACATGATCCTCCGAAAGAGATTTCATTTATTCACCGACCAATCAACAGACAATAAGTATTATACAACTGGTAAGCACTACGACACCATTGAAAGTATCGCTGAGGCAATCGGTGTTTCTGACGTTGGTACAGTGAGCAGTGCAATTGGCAGAATGGAAGCCGCCGGACTGCTAACCAAAAAGAGATTTGGAAAAACTTACGAATGGACAGTTGTCGATCTCACTCCAGAATTATTTCTTCTCGAACGTAACACCGGGACGGCAAAAAAGCCTGTCTGGGTGGATTGTCTGAAACATCCCGTGTTTGGTAACGCCAAAGAATCCGCGCCAGCCGTTCAGCCGGAGGAGCAAAGCGACGATCCGATGTGTGACCTTGACGAAGCACCGGAAGAGGAAGCGCCAGCGCCGGAAAAAGTGAAGCCAGCACCCAAGCCAAAGCCCACGAAGAAACCAGCGGCAAGGAAAGCACCCTCCAAACAGCAAACCGTCTCCCCGTTCGAGTTTAAAACGCCACGAGATGAAAACCGGGATTGGTGGTATTTGGAACGCTACAACGATGCAGATCAGTTTACTGGATTTAATGACTTTGATTTGCCTTATCTGGCAATGTTTGAGAGTCAGGGGAAGTTAATAAATCAACATTCAATCCAGTATCTTAAAACCAAACGCGGAGCATACGAACGATCACAACAAACTTAG
- a CDS encoding tyrosine-type recombinase/integrase: MAQPSTTFNKNVRLNSCNSLKMIIILFHSFKIDGDKLMATTKIITQAEAFKLISWLESHNKQLFADVAVTMASLCLRVGDTVNLKFSQFKEGNTLEVLESKTGKKKEIIVPAKVWEIVERRRQAFPKDEYVFTSHSNRASGKSPVSREQVNREIKQAAESVGIKGTVGCHSFRKFASTQIFEQSNGNLALAMKALNHSDPKVTMNYLKIDVKSVGAALANIWE, translated from the coding sequence ATGGCGCAACCTTCCACCACCTTCAATAAAAATGTGAGATTGAATAGTTGTAACTCACTGAAAATGATCATAATCTTATTTCACAGTTTCAAGATTGATGGAGATAAGTTGATGGCGACCACGAAGATAATCACCCAAGCAGAGGCGTTTAAGCTGATAAGCTGGCTTGAGAGTCATAACAAACAGCTATTCGCAGACGTAGCGGTAACAATGGCCTCTTTATGCTTACGTGTCGGGGATACGGTGAATTTGAAGTTCAGCCAGTTCAAGGAGGGAAATACGCTGGAAGTGCTGGAGAGTAAGACGGGCAAGAAGAAAGAAATCATCGTCCCTGCCAAGGTGTGGGAGATTGTAGAACGTCGCCGCCAGGCCTTCCCGAAAGACGAATACGTTTTCACGTCACACAGCAACCGTGCATCAGGAAAATCGCCTGTCAGCCGTGAACAGGTGAACCGTGAGATCAAACAGGCTGCGGAGAGTGTCGGGATTAAAGGAACGGTAGGCTGTCACAGCTTTAGAAAATTTGCATCTACACAAATTTTTGAGCAATCCAATGGCAACCTTGCCTTAGCAATGAAAGCGCTGAACCATTCAGATCCTAAAGTGACCATGAACTATTTGAAGATTGACGTTAAAAGCGTGGGCGCTGCCCTTGCAAACATTTGGGAGTGA
- a CDS encoding DUF1643 domain-containing protein codes for MEMLKYAVFSDCKQYRYSIARTWDETKPYAVFIGLNPSYADAEQDDPTLGRCISFAQRWGMGGVRIVNLFAFVHTNRFEMMKAADPVGADNDLYIVETVVNAGVVVAAWGNEGRHLQRSAAIRALLPADTKCFKINATGEPKHPLYVHGDTALIPFI; via the coding sequence ATGGAAATGTTAAAATACGCAGTGTTCTCAGATTGCAAACAGTATCGCTATTCGATAGCCAGAACTTGGGATGAAACAAAGCCCTATGCGGTCTTTATAGGTCTGAACCCTTCTTATGCTGACGCTGAACAAGATGATCCCACGCTTGGGCGCTGTATCTCGTTTGCTCAAAGGTGGGGGATGGGCGGTGTACGCATCGTTAACCTCTTTGCATTCGTACATACAAACCGCTTTGAGATGATGAAAGCTGCTGATCCGGTTGGTGCTGATAATGATCTCTACATAGTTGAAACGGTAGTTAATGCTGGCGTAGTGGTTGCTGCATGGGGCAATGAGGGACGGCATTTGCAACGTTCTGCTGCAATACGTGCTTTACTGCCCGCTGATACAAAATGCTTTAAAATCAATGCAACAGGTGAGCCTAAACACCCCCTCTATGTACATGGTGACACAGCGCTAATTCCCTTTATTTAA
- a CDS encoding major capsid protein, translated as MSKDLFSGVVYDSFTSPFTFSTQLNRIISNLGLFRQESHNVNLIALEKITDVKNLVAKENSPYAQSDWNSAQRPEFSNALYQLKYHGILNSVTSLDLQQYAARGIADTADQVSIALSDFSDSQYSMAENAVEIDLVNALLGLRVNSDYAGQGDLDFLAGGTRTEYTLDTSDTANIFEQLSEIARIQNVALGEGLAQQKQGAVILASGAAAKALRYHPSIKDFMVYTLSVNSSDNFYTRTVESNPAYEVWTLNGITVIDVTGYSLISDKIGVDGFAYIPRMADTANALVLHTGIGVRHLTLGKSATLHNQYVVSDAKWQFPSIATETSYLAINNIPTAIVFGSVSAS; from the coding sequence ATGTCTAAAGATTTATTCTCTGGTGTAGTGTACGACAGTTTTACAAGCCCGTTCACTTTCAGCACTCAGCTAAACCGTATTATTTCAAATCTGGGCTTATTCCGTCAGGAATCCCACAACGTAAATCTGATCGCCCTCGAAAAGATTACCGATGTTAAAAATCTGGTGGCTAAGGAAAATAGCCCATACGCTCAAAGCGATTGGAACTCTGCACAACGTCCAGAATTTAGCAATGCACTATACCAGCTTAAATACCACGGTATTCTAAACAGTGTAACCTCTCTTGACCTGCAACAATACGCCGCGCGTGGAATTGCTGACACTGCCGATCAGGTGTCAATTGCATTGAGTGATTTCTCAGATAGCCAGTATTCTATGGCAGAAAACGCCGTTGAAATTGATCTGGTGAATGCTCTGTTAGGACTTCGTGTTAATAGCGACTATGCAGGACAAGGCGATCTTGATTTCCTTGCTGGCGGTACTCGTACAGAATACACCCTGGACACTTCCGACACTGCGAACATCTTCGAACAACTAAGCGAGATTGCCCGTATTCAGAATGTGGCTCTTGGTGAAGGGCTGGCACAACAGAAACAAGGTGCTGTGATCCTGGCTTCTGGCGCTGCTGCTAAGGCTCTGCGTTACCATCCATCTATTAAAGATTTTATGGTGTACACCCTAAGCGTAAATAGTTCTGACAACTTCTATACACGAACTGTAGAGAGTAACCCTGCTTACGAGGTGTGGACTCTGAACGGGATCACGGTGATCGATGTGACAGGCTATAGCCTCATTAGTGACAAGATCGGTGTGGACGGCTTCGCCTACATCCCACGCATGGCTGACACTGCAAACGCGCTTGTTCTTCATACTGGTATTGGTGTTCGTCATCTGACGCTTGGCAAGTCTGCCACCCTTCACAATCAGTATGTTGTTTCAGATGCTAAATGGCAATTCCCATCTATTGCAACGGAAACCAGCTATTTAGCGATTAACAACATTCCTACGGCTATTGTTTTCGGTAGCGTTTCAGCAAGCTGA